In the Brevundimonas sp. LM2 genome, CTGTCGCCGCGCCGATAGGCCACGGTAGTCGAACAACCCAGTCTTTTCAGGACGATCCGGAATGATGCGTATAGTGGCGGCCGCACTGATGGCGGGCGCAACCGGATTGGCGGCGTGCGACAGGGCGTCCGACAAGGTCGAGGTCGGAGGCGAGACCCCGGCCGCCCGGGCTCCCGGCGCGGCCGCGTCAAGCCAGACGGTCGGCGGACCCTCAAACGCAGGACCCGAGGCCGGGAGCCTGATCGTGCCCGGTGCCCCGGCCTTCGCCGTGCTCTATCCCGGAGGCGAGATCGAGGCCCCGCCGACGATCGCATCGGATGCCGTCGGCTCAGGAGGTCTGGTGACCTTCCGGACGGATGCCGCTCCCGAAACCATCGTCACCTTCTACCGCACCCACGCCGAAGCCGCCGGCCTGTCGTCGGTGATGGCGATGAACATGGGGGAGGCCCGGTCGTACGGCGCGGCCAAGGCCGGGGTCGGGACCAGTCTGCAGGTCGTGGCCTCTCCGCTGGAAGAGGGTGGGACCTCGGTCCAGGTCAGCTGGAGCGCGGGCGGGTGACGGGCCGGCGGGTCTGACGTGGAGGCGCCCCCTGCCCCCGCCATTGACGCTCGCCTCTGTTCTTCGGCCGAAATCGCGGCCCTGACGGCCATCGACCCCGCCCCGATCGTCCTGAGCTGTCGCGCCGTCCTCGCGCCGCAGCAGGCGGTCACCCGACGGATCGTCTTCGAGGGAGCCGAGGCGTCCGGGGCGGGGCTCGATTGCAACGGCGCGCTAGTTGGTCGGCCAGGCCTGGCCTCCAGTGTCCAGGCTCCCACCGTCCTGATCCAGTCGCGCCACACTCCGACGGGCTGGAGTCGGCCCAGCGACGTGACCCTTCGCGGGTGCGTGGTCCACGGCAATATCCGGGTGCGCGGCATGGGGGCGGGCGGGGATCTCGAGCCCCTGCGCGCCTCGTCCCGCACCCCCGCCCATACGTCGAACGCCCAGGCCGCCGCCCCGACGCGCGTGCGGCTGACGAACCTTACCCTGATCGCGACTGGCTCGATCCCGCTCTATGTCGGGCCCGGGGTCACGGATCTAGTGTTCGAAGACAGCCGGGTCACCGGCCGGTCGGTCTCCACAGCCGTCTATCTGGACGCCGAAAGCGCCGGGGCCGTGATCCGCCGGGTGGCGTTCGACATCCGCACAGGGCGCGAGCAGATCGCGGTCGACGGGTCGGCGCGCAACCGGATCGAGCAGAACCGCTTCGCCCTGGGTGGGCGGGGCGGGGTCTTTCTGTACCGGAACTGCGGCGAGGACGCCGTGATCCGGCACCAGACGCCGTCGGACAATGTCATCGCCGGCAACACCTTCACCGGCGCGCGCTGGGTGTGGCCCAATACGGTCGTGGTCGGGTCGCGCGAGGGCCGCCGGCGCTATTGCGGAGCCGACCGGGGCTGGCCCTTCGGATCCAGCGTGGACGACCTCGACCGGGCCGACCGCAATGTCGTCGGCGCCAACGTCGTCCGCCGCGGCTGGCGGCTCTTCTAGACCGTGGGCTAGACCGGCCGAGGCGCGGCCAGAGCCCCGTACAGGTCGGTGCGGCGGTCGCGGAAGAAGCCCCAGGCGGCGCGGTGGCGGTCGACGTAGTCGAGGTCGAAGGTGTGGACCAAGGCCCCCTCCTCGTCCCGGCCGAAGCTCTCGACCAGGTCGCCCCGATGATCGGCGATGAAGGACGAACCGTAGAAGACCTGACCCGCGTCGGTCACCTGTTCATGGCCGGTGCGGTTGGAGCCGACGACGGGCACGACGTTGGACACGGCATGACCCTGCATCGCGCGCCGCCACGGCTCGGCGGTGTCCAGCTCCTTGTCGTGGGGTTCCGAGCCGATGGCGGTCGGATACATCAGGATCTCGGCCCCCATCAGCATCATGGCGCGGGCGGTCTCGGGGTACCACTGGTCCCAGCAGATGCCGACGCCGATCCGGCCGAAGCGGGTGTTCCAGACCTTGAAGCCCGTGTCCCCGAGCCGGAAATAGTATTTCTCCTGATAGCCGGGGCCGTCGGGAATGTGGCTCTTGCGATAGACTCCCATCGCCGAGCCGTCCGCGTCCAGCATGACGATGGAGTTGAAATAGTGCGGCCCCTCGCGCTCGAAGATCGAGACGGGGATGGCGACGCCGAGGTCCTTGGCCACCTCCGCCATGGCGATGACGGCGGGGTGCTCGCGCCACGGATAGGCGGTGCCGAACCATTTCTCCTCCTGCGAGACGCAGAAATAGGGGCCCTGGAACAGCTCGGACGGCAGGATGACCTGGGCCCCCTTCCCTGCGGCCTCGCGCACCAGGTCGGCCGTGCGCGCGATGTTCGCCGGCATGTCCTCGCCGTAGGACGTCTGGAGGGCGGCGACGGAGACAGTTCTCGGCTCTGGGCGGGCCATCAGGCGGGCTCCTGCTGGGTGATGCAGTGGAAGGAACCGCCGCCCGACAGGATGGCGAGCGATGGCAGGGCGATGATCTCGCGGTCCGGGAAGACCGTGGCCAGACCTTCGCAGGCCAGGCGGGCGGCGCGGTCGTCGCCGTAGGTCGGGACGATGACCGCCCCGTTGGCGATCAGGAAATTCATGTGGCTGGCCGGAATGGGCCGGTCGTCCTCGTCGCCGACGAACCCGGGCGACGGCAGGCGCAGGACCTTCAGGGGCGCGCCGGTCGCGTCGGTCATCTCCGACAGGGCGCGGGCCACGGCGTCATAGACGTCGTCGTTCGGATCGCCCCGGCCCCAGGCCACCGGGCAGGCCACCACGCCGGGCGCGACGAAGCGGGCCAGGTTGTCGACGTGACCGTCGGTGTGGTCGTTCAGCAGGCCGTCGCCCAGCCACAGCACCTTTTTCGCGCCGAGCGCCTCGGTCAGGGCGGCCTCGGCCGAGGCCTCGGTCCAATGCGGGTTGCGGTTGGGATTCAGCACGCACTGGCGCGTGGTCAGGATCGTGCCCTGACCGTCGTGATCCACCGCCCCGCCCTCCAGCACGAAGCCGTGGCGGGTCAGGGGCGTGCCGGAGGCCTCCCCGATCTGGTCCGCGACCGTGTCGTCATGCTGCAGCGCATATTTGCCGCCCCAGCCGTTGAAGCGAAAGGCGGCCGCCGTCTCTGACCCGGCTCCGAAGATCGGCCCGGTGTCGCGCAGCCAGATGTCGCCGAAGCGGCCGTCGATCACCTCGCCCCCCCGGACGCCGTCGAACCGCGCGCGCGCATCGTCCAGCGCCTCGGCCTTGCCGACCAGCAGCTTGACCTGTTCGCGGCCCGGACCGGCCAGGGCCCGCACCAGGGCCTCCACCTCGGCCTGGGCCGGTTCCAGATTGTCTTCCCACAGCTCCGCATGGCTGGGCCAGCCGACCCACATCGCCCGGTGCGGCGACCATTCGGCGGGGATCGGGGACAGGGTCATGATGGCTGGCGCCCTTTCAGACGAACGGCGGACCCGAAGACGACGGGCAGGCGGGCCAGATAGCCATCCCTGCCCCCCGGTTCAACAGCCGGGGCTCAAACGAAAGGAGGCGGCCCGTCGCCGGACCGCCTCCCTGTCGTTGTGATCGCGAGGATGCGACCCGGTTTTTAGAACTCGTAGCGCAGGCCCAGCTGAACGGCCCAGAACGACTTGCCGTTGTTGTCACGGGTTTTCGTGTCGGCGGTGGTGCTGGCGTTGCTGTAGCGATAGCCGGTGCAGACCGGGGTGCCCGTCGGAGCGACTTGGCCGTTAGCATCCGAGCACTGGGCGTTGATGAGGTTCAGCGAGTCGCCGTACTCCTCGACGATGCCCCACTCGTCGTTCAGCAGGTTGGCGAGGTTCTGGACGTCGGCGACGAAGCGGAACCGGCCGGGCAGCCAGAACGCCGGCAGTTCCTGGCTGAACTGCAGATCGATCTGGTAGGTTTCCGGCTGGTCGTCGGAGCCTTCGCCCTTCTCGGCGATCTTGCCGTATTCGAGGCCGAAGGTGTCCACCAGGCTGCGGAAACGGTCGCGGGTGGCGGCGTCGGCGAAGGTCACGAAGCCGACCGTCAGATCGTTCGGGTTCGCATCGTTGGCGAAGTCCGGCACGTACAGCAGCTGGCTGCCGCGGTTCACGCCGAAGGTCGGGCTGCGCGACGCCGCCGTATCGCTCATCGTGAAGCTGCTCGGGCGCCCGTCGCGGATCTCGCCGAACAGGTTGAGCCGGGTCTCCAGGCCGTCGATGAAGTCGTGCGTGTAGTTCACCTCGGCCTTGTAGCGGTTCGAGATCTGTTCGAAGGCCGTGCCGTAGGCTTCTTCGTTCGGGTCGAGGCGCGAGGCACCGGTGCCATAGAGCGAGCTGGCGGTGGAGCCGAAGCGCGCGCCCGAGACGCGATCCTCGATATTGGAGCGGGCATAGCCGACCAGCAGGTCCAGGTCGCCGTCGAAGAAGCTGCGCTCGGCGCTGATGCCGAAGGTGTAGCTTTCACCCTCGTCGGTGTTGAAGGCGACGATGTCGCGGTTCGATCCCGGGTTGGTGGAGTTGATGCCGGACGTCGCAAAACGCCCTGCGGTCGCCCTATCGGCCGCGGTCGCCGTGGGGGCCGTGCTTCCGCGCAGGATCCCGTCGTAACGGATACGGCCGTCGGGAGTGTATTGCTGCACACCGTTGACCAGCAGGGGCTTGGCGCGGAAGTCGCGGAAAGAAAGCCCCTTGTTCACTTGGGTGACGACCAGGTCCAGGTTCACGCGCCAGTTGTCGAGCGCGCGGTCGCCGAAGCTTCCCAGATGCGACCAGCCTTCCGGCAGTTCGATCGTTGTGGTCAGGAAGTATTTCCAGTCGGACGGCAGTTCGAAGTTCGGCGCGAGCGCGTTCACCTCCGACGTCGGGGCCGCGACGGCACCGCCCTGAAGCGTCTGAACGGCCGTCGGAAGGTCGTAGCCGAAGCGCGGATCGGCCACATTGATATTCAGAGCGGCCGCCCCGATCGCTTGCGTAAAGCCGGCGACTCCGGTCGTTTCGGTGAACGTGCCGTCCGGGTTGCGCTCGATCTGGATGCCCGAGGTCAGGACACCGGTGTTGCTGAACGAGTTCGACAGGATCACATCCGGCAGACCGCCCGAGAACAGGCCCAGACCACCGTTGAAGCTCAGCCAGTCCGTCGCGTCCCACTTGAACGAGGCGCGGGGCATCAGAAGGCTGATGCCGTCATAGGTCTGCTGGTTGGAGAAGCCGACCCGGTTGACGAAGTTCTGGTTGAAAGCCGGCTTGTCGTCGCTCTTGTACCAGTCGAAGCGCACGCCCGCCTGCAGGCTGAGGTTGTCGAACAGCTGCAGCGTGTCCTGCGAGAAGACCGAATGCAGGGTGTATTCGAAGTCCGCTGCGGCGTCGTTCGCGTCGCCCGTGATGGCGTTGGAATAGACCAGGCGGCTGGCTTGGCCGGCGGCGAAATCGGCGCGGGAGTCGAAGTAGTAGGTGCCGTCGCTGTTGGCCACGAACAGGTTGAAGACCGAGACCTTCTGGCTCTGGTAGCCGAACTTGAACAGGTTGTCGCCGAGCGCGTACTCGCCCTTGGCCTGAATCTGCAGGTTGTCCGTGGCCAGGAAGTTGGCGTGGCGGAACTGGTCGGGGCCGAAGCGGAACACCGAGTTCGAGCCACAGCCCGTAATCACGCCCGAGGTCAGGGTGCGGGTCGCGTCCGAGCAGACCGTGATGTCGGCGAACTCCTGGCCCGACGGCGGATCCTGCAGGCGCTCGTATTCACGATAGGTGACGCGCAGCTGGGTGGAGAAGTTGTCGGTCCACTGCGAGTTCAGCTCGGCGGCATAGGCGGTGTCGTCCTCGCCCGTCAGATACCATTGCGAGTCGAAGCCGGCGGAAGTCGTGCCGAGGTTGGTGCGCTGGATCAGCGAGGATTCGGCGTGACGGTAGGTCAGAGACAGGCGCTGGCTGTCGGTGATGTTCCAGTCGAGCTTGCCGGTGTATTTCTCGTCCGTGATCGGCTTGGTGCGGGTGATGCCGCCGATGTCGAACTCGCTGGCGTAGACCGAGTTGAACTGGCTCACG is a window encoding:
- a CDS encoding agmatine deiminase family protein, producing MTLSPIPAEWSPHRAMWVGWPSHAELWEDNLEPAQAEVEALVRALAGPGREQVKLLVGKAEALDDARARFDGVRGGEVIDGRFGDIWLRDTGPIFGAGSETAAAFRFNGWGGKYALQHDDTVADQIGEASGTPLTRHGFVLEGGAVDHDGQGTILTTRQCVLNPNRNPHWTEASAEAALTEALGAKKVLWLGDGLLNDHTDGHVDNLARFVAPGVVACPVAWGRGDPNDDVYDAVARALSEMTDATGAPLKVLRLPSPGFVGDEDDRPIPASHMNFLIANGAVIVPTYGDDRAARLACEGLATVFPDREIIALPSLAILSGGGSFHCITQQEPA
- the aguB gene encoding N-carbamoylputrescine amidase, whose translation is MARPEPRTVSVAALQTSYGEDMPANIARTADLVREAAGKGAQVILPSELFQGPYFCVSQEEKWFGTAYPWREHPAVIAMAEVAKDLGVAIPVSIFEREGPHYFNSIVMLDADGSAMGVYRKSHIPDGPGYQEKYYFRLGDTGFKVWNTRFGRIGVGICWDQWYPETARAMMLMGAEILMYPTAIGSEPHDKELDTAEPWRRAMQGHAVSNVVPVVGSNRTGHEQVTDAGQVFYGSSFIADHRGDLVESFGRDEEGALVHTFDLDYVDRHRAAWGFFRDRRTDLYGALAAPRPV
- a CDS encoding TonB-dependent receptor, whose translation is MTNRSRAIWAGTALVTSLAMSTAVYAQETTSAVRGTVVANEVPVAGSQVTLTHLPSGTTLSTVTDGAGVFTARGLRPGGPYRIEATTDAGIAVLEDVSLQVAETTPLTISVGGSTLDDVVVVGVRDVTADNTGVTSVLDRAGVQSVVSVNRDIRDLARRNILVSQNTRGDGGISIAGSNPRTNRITIDGTQAQDDFGLNTGGTPTRRGPVSLDAIEQFSVSAVPVDVENGDFSGGALDVVLRSGGNDFHGSAFVNYLNDGLVGDSIRGQDIPTAITQTNYGFFVSGPLWQDRLFFASSYELYETADQTSTGPTGGGFANSIRGITQQDLDGFVSQFNSVYASEFDIGGITRTKPITDEKYTGKLDWNITDSQRLSLTYRHAESSLIQRTNLGTTSAGFDSQWYLTGEDDTAYAAELNSQWTDNFSTQLRVTYREYERLQDPPSGQEFADITVCSDATRTLTSGVITGCGSNSVFRFGPDQFRHANFLATDNLQIQAKGEYALGDNLFKFGYQSQKVSVFNLFVANSDGTYYFDSRADFAAGQASRLVYSNAITGDANDAAADFEYTLHSVFSQDTLQLFDNLSLQAGVRFDWYKSDDKPAFNQNFVNRVGFSNQQTYDGISLLMPRASFKWDATDWLSFNGGLGLFSGGLPDVILSNSFSNTGVLTSGIQIERNPDGTFTETTGVAGFTQAIGAAALNINVADPRFGYDLPTAVQTLQGGAVAAPTSEVNALAPNFELPSDWKYFLTTTIELPEGWSHLGSFGDRALDNWRVNLDLVVTQVNKGLSFRDFRAKPLLVNGVQQYTPDGRIRYDGILRGSTAPTATAADRATAGRFATSGINSTNPGSNRDIVAFNTDEGESYTFGISAERSFFDGDLDLLVGYARSNIEDRVSGARFGSTASSLYGTGASRLDPNEEAYGTAFEQISNRYKAEVNYTHDFIDGLETRLNLFGEIRDGRPSSFTMSDTAASRSPTFGVNRGSQLLYVPDFANDANPNDLTVGFVTFADAATRDRFRSLVDTFGLEYGKIAEKGEGSDDQPETYQIDLQFSQELPAFWLPGRFRFVADVQNLANLLNDEWGIVEEYGDSLNLINAQCSDANGQVAPTGTPVCTGYRYSNASTTADTKTRDNNGKSFWAVQLGLRYEF
- a CDS encoding right-handed parallel beta-helix repeat-containing protein; translation: MEAPPAPAIDARLCSSAEIAALTAIDPAPIVLSCRAVLAPQQAVTRRIVFEGAEASGAGLDCNGALVGRPGLASSVQAPTVLIQSRHTPTGWSRPSDVTLRGCVVHGNIRVRGMGAGGDLEPLRASSRTPAHTSNAQAAAPTRVRLTNLTLIATGSIPLYVGPGVTDLVFEDSRVTGRSVSTAVYLDAESAGAVIRRVAFDIRTGREQIAVDGSARNRIEQNRFALGGRGGVFLYRNCGEDAVIRHQTPSDNVIAGNTFTGARWVWPNTVVVGSREGRRRYCGADRGWPFGSSVDDLDRADRNVVGANVVRRGWRLF